From the Lathyrus oleraceus cultivar Zhongwan6 chromosome 4, CAAS_Psat_ZW6_1.0, whole genome shotgun sequence genome, one window contains:
- the LOC127074572 gene encoding uncharacterized protein LOC127074572, protein MRRPGLKDDVAYSFFDPDISVLKDMIALITPDHVGLFRAVYGGILKMVFRLMDRDRSAIHTLLQFYDPELRCFVFPDYVLGPMLEDYADILNIQIRDQVPFRVTKEEPDIGGISRAFYLSPEEVKSNLKEKGKLPGFHLSFLEAKAKEQSELGNWEAVCALVAASIYGIILFPNQKNFVDINAIRLFIRRNPIPTLIGDVYYSVHNRNEKRRGGLIRCCAQLLVKWFMGYLPSKGAFVLLGQNVTWATKLMGLRAKDIDWTHSSGVGQDFICSCRGFPNVPLIGVQGCINYNPTLLKRQMGFAMELPPYKSEIQESVYFPVEGNQDRVKQVSDAWRSIQRKGKASWGRANNRSFPPFDDWLRKRVELTCLPFPMVDPWYPLVEETPSTVSMDEFLEMKRERDQLLAEKTELEMSVARVQRANQELKAKMEDQDKRHALETKRFEMDTAYYGKISQALASSNREHDITKEKLFRASKVIEDEKRRQILVRDQRDERARVLAAEWEAEKAKIRAERDHYMAERDHYFRQMKIHQKEVGRLQQENIELRFAAEFARMEGEIRPSAGPSSS, encoded by the coding sequence ATGAGAAGACCCGGCTTGAAGGATGATGTtgcttacagtttctttgacccggatatcagtgtgctgaaggatatgatagcgTTGATcactcctgaccatgtggggttgtttcgtgcggtgtatgggggtattctgaagatggttttcaggctcatggacagagacaggagcgccatccatactctaCTTCAGTTTTACGATCCCGAGCtgagatgtttcgtcttcccaGATTACGTGCTAGGGCCGATGTTGGAAGATTATGCTGATATTTTGAATATCCAGATCAGGGATCAAGTTCCTTTCCGtgttactaaggaagaacctgatattggtgggatttcCCGTGCTTTCTATCTGAGTCCAGAGGAAGTGAAGAGTAATCTGAAGGAGAAGGGtaagttgcctggttttcatctgagtttcctagaggctaaggCTAAAGAGCAGTCAGAATTGGGGAATTGGGAAGCTGTCTGTGCTCTGGTTGCGgcgagcatttatgggatcatttTGTTTCCcaaccagaagaactttgtggatatcAATGCCATCCGCCTGTTTATTCGAAGGAATCCTATCCCTACattgattggagatgtctattattcggttcataaccggaatgagaagaggcgtgggggttTGATTCGATGCTGCGCGCAGTTATTGGtcaagtggtttatgggttacttaccatccaagggtgcttttgttcttctggGCCAGAATGTTACTTGGGCGACCAAACTGATGGGCTTGAGGGCTAAGGACATAgattggactcacagtagtggaGTTGGACAGGACTTTATCTGCAGTTGCAGGGGTTTTCCTAATGTGCCGCTTATAGgggttcagggttgcatcaattacaacccgacacttcttaagaggcaaatgggattcgctatggagcttccaccgtacaagagtgagattcaggaatctgtgtacttcccggttgagggtaaccAGGATAGGGTAAAGCAGGTATCCGATGCATGGCGCAgcattcagaggaagggcaaggcTTCCTGGGGTAGAGCTAAcaacagatcttttcctccgttcgatgattggctcagaaagagagtggagcttacttgtctaccatttcctatgGTCGATCCGTGGTATCCGTTGGTTGAGGAGACTCCTTCTACTGTTAGTATGGATGAGTTCTTAGAGATGAAGCGGGAACGAGATCAGCTACTTGCAGAGAagacggaattggagatgagtgttgctcgggttcagagaGCTAATCAGGAGCTCAAAGCgaagatggaagatcaggataagcgGCATGCTTTGGAGACCAAGCGatttgagatggatacagcctattatgggaagatcagccaagctttagcatcgtccaaccgggagcatgacatcacaaaggagaagctgttcagagcatcaaaggtgattgaagatgagaagaggaggcaaatcctagtcagggatcagagagatgagagagccagagtcctcgctgcagagtgggaagcggaaAAGGCAAAGATCAgggccgagagagatcattacatggcagagagagaccactacttcaggcagatgaagattcatcagaaggaagttggaagactacagcaggagaacatagagctcaggttcgccgcagagttcgcaagGATGGAAGGCGAGATAAGGCCATCTGCgggaccctcatccagttag
- the LOC127074571 gene encoding uncharacterized protein LOC127074571, with translation MWRRSFTTTSATALKDKKWDALIIGGGHNGLTAAAYLARGGLSVAVLERRHTIGGAAVTEELIPGFKFSRCSYLQGLLRPAVINELELAKHGLKLLKRNPSSFTPCLDGRYLLLGADKDLNHSQISKFSQADAEAYPKYESQLEKFCKFMDLVLDSSPPESLPHKSSLNEQLKNKLQNSVFWASCLRHAASMGQKDMVEFMDLLLSPASKVLNNWFETDVLKATLGTDAVIGSTASIHTPGSGYVLLHLVMGETDGERGVWSYVEGGMGSISNAIASAAVTAGAHVVTNVEVSQLLIKNSSTVDGVILADGTEVHASVVLSNATPYKTFMELVPNNVLPDDYFRAIKHSDYSSATTKINVAVDKLPQFQCCKSNHFHSGPEHVGTIHIGSESMEDIHSASHDAANGIPSRRPVIEMTIPSVLDKTISPPGMHVINLFVQYTPYKPLDGDWQDHDYRESFAQKCFTLIDEYAPGFSTSVIGYDMLTPPDLEREFGLTGGNIYHGAMGLDSLFLMRPVKGWSNYKTPLKGLYLCGSGAHPGGGVMGAPGRNAAHLVLQDVRKI, from the exons ATGTGGCGACGGAGCTTTACCACTACCAGCGCCACCGCATTAAAGGACAAAAAGTGGGACGCACTGATCATCGGCGGCGGCCATAACGGCCTCACAGCAGCAGCTTACCTCGCACGTGGAGGTCTCTCAGTTGCCGTCCTCGAACGCCGCCACACAATAGGAGGCGCCGCCGTAACCGAGGAGCTAATTCCAGGTTTCAAGTTTTCCCGTTGCAGTTACCTCCAAGGCCTTCTCCGGCCGGCAGTTATCAATGAACTCGAATTGGCAAAGCACGGATTGAAGCTTCTGAAGAGAAATCCGTCGTCGTTTACGCCTTGTCTGGATGGACGCTACCTTCTCTTAGGAGCTGATAAGGATCTCAATCACTCTCAGATTTCCAAATTCTCACAAGCTGATGCAGAAGCATATCCAAA ATATGAGAGTCAGCTTGAGAAGTTCTGTAAATTCATGGATCTAGTTCTGGATTCGTCTCCACCTGAGTCTTTACCGCATAAATCATCTCTTAATGAGCAACTGAAGAATAAATTACAGAATTCAGTATTTTGGGCTAGTTGTTTGCGGCATGCAGCCTCCATGGGGCAAAAAGATATGGT GGAATTCATGGACCTTTTGTTGTCCCCAGCTTCTAAAGTTTTGAATAACTGGTTTGAG ACAGATGTTCTGAAGGCAACACTTGGAACAGATGCTGTGATCGGATCAACT GCCAGTATCCACACCCCGGGAAGTGGTTATGTTCTGCTACATCTTGTAATGGGAGAAACTGATGGAGAGCGTGGAGTTTGGTC ATATGTTGAAGGTGGAATGGGTTCAATATCCAATGCCATTGCTAGTGCTGCTGTCACAGCTGGAGCACATGTTGTGACGAATGTTGAG GTGTCTCAGTTGTTGATTAAAAACTCTAGCACTGTCGATGGG GTGATTCTGGCTGATGGTACCGAAGTGCATGCTTCAGTTGTTCTGTCTAATGCAACACCTTATAAAACTTTCATG GAATTAGTGCCCAACAATGTCCTCCCAGATGATTATTTTCGGGCAATTAAGCACTCCGACTACAGCTCT GCCACCACAAAAATAAATGTAGCAGTTGATAAATTGCCTCAATTTCAATGTTGcaaatcaaatcattttcattCTGGCCCCGAGCATGTTGGCACTATTCATATAGGTTCAGAGAG CATGGAGGATATTCATTCTGCATCTCATGACGCGGCGAATGGAATACCATCAAGAAGACCGGTCATTGAGATGACAATTCCTTCCGTATTGGACAAAACTATATCTCCACCAG GTATGCATGTGATAAATCTGTTTGTGCAGTATACACCCTACAAACCATTGGACGGGGACTGGCAAGATCATGACTACAGA GAATCATTTGCACAAAAATGCTTCACATTGATTGATGAATATGCACCTGGTTTCAGCACATCAGTCATTGGTTATGACATGCTGACTCCTCCAGATCTTGAAAGAGAATTCGGTTTGACAG GAGGAAATATATATCATGGTGCTATGGGTTTGGATTCTCTTTTTCTCATGCGTCCTGTAAAAGGATG GTCAAACTATAAAACACCACTTAAAGGTTTATACTTATGTGGAAGTGGCGCACACCCCGGCGGTGGAGTTATGGGAGCACCTGGACGCAATGCTGCCCATTTAGTTCTTCAGGATGTCAGAAAAATATGA